Proteins from a single region of Streptomyces glaucescens:
- a CDS encoding DUF4235 domain-containing protein, producing MAKSKKRKLPGAYQPVGWLLGWSGGALAGLAFRKVWMAIRDEEDAPDALDPDRGWGEVLLAAAVQGAIFATVRSAVDRAGAKAIARKTGVWPATSPGGRD from the coding sequence GTGGCCAAGAGCAAGAAGCGGAAACTGCCCGGCGCCTACCAGCCCGTCGGCTGGCTGCTGGGCTGGTCGGGCGGTGCCCTGGCCGGCCTCGCCTTCCGCAAGGTGTGGATGGCGATCCGGGACGAGGAGGACGCGCCCGACGCGCTGGACCCGGACCGCGGCTGGGGCGAGGTCCTGCTCGCCGCCGCGGTCCAGGGCGCCATCTTCGCGACGGTGCGCAGCGCGGTCGACCGCGCCGGGGCGAAGGCCATCGCCCGCAAGACGGGTGTGTGGCCCGCGACCTCCCCGGGCGGCCGGGACTGA
- a CDS encoding roadblock/LC7 domain-containing protein, with product MTQQGTDVSWALRDLVESIPEIRFALVASSDGKAITSYGAEDPDDVDRFAAVVAGLQALAQPVAEQFPKYAGNLRLAMIEVDGGHLFVVRAGIETYLGVLAREGLDQGLLGHQMRDLARRMGELLGTTARLEEHSG from the coding sequence ATGACGCAACAGGGAACCGACGTGAGCTGGGCGCTCCGCGATCTGGTGGAGAGCATCCCGGAGATCCGCTTCGCCCTCGTGGCCTCCAGCGACGGCAAGGCCATCACCTCCTACGGCGCCGAAGACCCCGACGACGTCGACCGGTTCGCGGCCGTGGTGGCCGGCCTCCAGGCCCTCGCCCAGCCGGTCGCCGAGCAGTTCCCCAAGTACGCGGGGAACCTGCGCCTGGCGATGATCGAGGTCGACGGCGGGCACCTCTTCGTCGTCCGCGCGGGCATCGAGACGTATCTCGGCGTGCTCGCCCGCGAGGGCCTCGACCAGGGTCTGCTCGGCCACCAGATGAGGGACCTGGCCCGCAGGATGGGTGAACTCCTCGGCACCACCGCGCGCCTGGAGGAGCACTCTGGATGA
- a CDS encoding GTP-binding protein, whose product MDSKGFDRPGAPSSGGTRSVKVMIAGGFGTGKTTLVRSVSDIKPLTTEETLTQASAGDDRLVGVAEKTETTVSLDFGKISLNDSLMLYLFGTPGQERFWFLWNGLFKGALGAVVLVDTRRLASSFRAIEEMERQNVPFVVALNVFPDSREFPVEEIRDALDIPPHIPVVACDARDRASSRDVLVALVRHLKERSAVALESR is encoded by the coding sequence GTGGACTCGAAAGGCTTTGACCGGCCCGGCGCCCCGTCGTCCGGGGGCACCCGCTCGGTGAAGGTGATGATCGCCGGCGGGTTCGGCACCGGGAAGACCACCCTGGTCCGGTCGGTCAGCGACATCAAGCCGCTCACCACCGAGGAGACCCTGACCCAGGCCAGCGCCGGCGACGACCGCCTCGTCGGCGTCGCCGAGAAGACGGAGACCACCGTCAGCCTGGACTTCGGCAAGATCAGCCTCAACGACAGCCTGATGCTGTACCTGTTCGGCACCCCGGGGCAGGAGCGGTTCTGGTTCCTGTGGAACGGCCTGTTCAAGGGGGCGCTCGGGGCGGTGGTCCTGGTGGACACCCGCCGGCTCGCCTCCAGTTTCCGGGCGATCGAGGAGATGGAGCGGCAGAACGTGCCCTTCGTCGTCGCCCTGAACGTCTTCCCCGACTCCCGCGAGTTCCCCGTGGAGGAGATCAGGGACGCCCTCGACATCCCGCCGCACATCCCGGTCGTGGCCTGCGACGCCCGCGACCGGGCCTCCAGCCGTGACGTGCTGGTGGCCCTCGTACGCCATCTGAAGGAACGCTCGGCCGTCGCCCTGGAGTCCCGATGA
- a CDS encoding 7-epi-alpha-eudesmol synthase, whose translation MPQDVRFDLPFDTPVSPHLEYARERHLRWVREMGLVRSRAGFEEYRSWDLAQAAARTYPYASAEDLVVLMNWFSLAFLFDDQFDAGRLDRADRVAEVARELIVTPLRPAGSRPRVVCPITVAWAQVWESLSDGMSLTWQSRFAASWGRFLVAHCEEVDLAAQGRAGSLDLPAYAAFRRRTVGIHHSIDAGERSRRFEVPPQAMAHPLMERMRDLAADTIGFMNDIHSFERERRRGDGHNLIAVLHRERGCSWETAAAEAYRLTGECLAEYLELEARVPRMCDELGLDAQERARVRMGVEAIQHWINGNYEWALTTGRYAAAKEGPVATAELAGRGSVDDLLTV comes from the coding sequence ATGCCTCAGGACGTCCGGTTCGACCTCCCCTTCGACACTCCGGTCAGCCCGCATCTGGAGTACGCCCGCGAGCGCCATCTGCGCTGGGTGCGGGAGATGGGGCTGGTGCGCAGCCGGGCCGGGTTCGAGGAGTACCGGTCGTGGGACCTCGCGCAGGCCGCGGCCCGCACCTATCCGTACGCCTCGGCCGAGGACCTGGTCGTGCTGATGAACTGGTTCTCCCTGGCCTTCCTGTTCGACGACCAGTTCGACGCCGGCCGGCTGGACCGGGCGGACCGGGTGGCCGAGGTGGCGCGGGAGCTGATCGTGACCCCGCTGCGTCCGGCGGGCAGCCGGCCGCGGGTGGTCTGCCCGATCACCGTGGCGTGGGCGCAGGTCTGGGAAAGCCTCTCGGATGGCATGTCCTTGACATGGCAGTCGCGGTTCGCCGCGTCCTGGGGCCGGTTCCTCGTCGCCCACTGCGAGGAGGTCGATCTGGCCGCGCAGGGCCGCGCGGGAAGCCTGGACCTGCCGGCGTACGCGGCGTTCCGGCGCCGTACGGTCGGCATCCACCACAGCATCGACGCCGGTGAGCGCAGCCGCCGCTTCGAGGTGCCGCCGCAGGCGATGGCCCATCCGCTGATGGAGAGGATGCGGGACCTGGCCGCCGACACCATCGGGTTCATGAACGACATCCACTCCTTCGAGCGCGAGCGGCGCCGCGGCGACGGCCACAACCTGATAGCCGTCCTGCACCGGGAGCGCGGCTGCTCCTGGGAGACGGCCGCCGCCGAGGCGTACCGCCTGACCGGCGAGTGCCTGGCCGAGTACCTGGAACTGGAGGCCCGTGTCCCGCGGATGTGCGACGAGCTCGGGCTCGACGCGCAGGAGCGCGCGCGGGTGCGAATGGGCGTGGAGGCCATCCAGCACTGGATCAACGGCAACTACGAGTGGGCGCTGACCACCGGCCGGTACGCCGCGGCCAAGGAGGGCCCGGTGGCCACGGCCGAGCTGGCCGGGCGCGGCTCGGTGGACGATCTGCTGACCGTCTGA
- a CDS encoding DUF742 domain-containing protein, whose amino-acid sequence MSAPRRPADPSGLERYYVLTKGRSGPGGSASSLDVATLIVSRAAPAPGTQHEYAEILRRCRDPLSVAELGAHLGLPFNILAVLLADLLQAGHVEARDPIPAHDAGRGPDLALLEEVLSGLERL is encoded by the coding sequence ATGAGTGCTCCCCGCCGGCCGGCCGATCCGTCCGGTCTCGAGCGTTACTACGTCCTCACCAAGGGACGCAGCGGACCGGGCGGTTCGGCGTCGAGCCTCGACGTGGCGACCCTCATCGTCTCCCGCGCCGCCCCGGCGCCGGGCACGCAGCACGAGTACGCGGAGATCCTGCGGCGCTGCCGCGATCCCCTGTCGGTGGCCGAGCTCGGCGCCCACCTGGGGCTGCCCTTCAACATCCTCGCGGTGCTCCTCGCGGACCTGCTCCAGGCAGGCCACGTCGAGGCCCGTGATCCCATCCCGGCGCACGACGCCGGTCGCGGGCCCGACCTCGCGCTCCTGGAGGAGGTACTCAGTGGACTCGAAAGGCTTTGA
- a CDS encoding glutathione S-transferase family protein — translation MSAAGEGNSAYGRRAFRRSKSHFTDRITADGRDGWPVAAGRYRLVVSRACPWASRAVISRRLLGLDASLSLAIADPVQDDRSWRFTLDPDGRDPVLGIRFLGEAYDRRETGYPGGVSVPAVVDVPTGKLVTNDYQRITLDFATEWTALHREGAPELYPERLRDEIDEVMAEVYEDVNNGVYRAGFATEQAEYEAACSDVFRRLEALSERLARRRYLVGDSITEADIRLFTTLVRFDAVYHGHFKCNRRKLTEFPVLWAYARDLFQTPGFGDTVDFDHIKRHYYQVHTGINPTGIVPLGPDLSGWLTAHHREELGGRPFGDGTPPGPVRPGEEVPAAGRP, via the coding sequence ATGAGTGCCGCGGGCGAGGGGAACAGCGCCTACGGCCGCAGGGCGTTCCGGCGGTCGAAGAGCCATTTCACGGACCGGATCACCGCGGACGGCCGGGACGGCTGGCCGGTGGCGGCGGGCCGTTACCGGCTGGTGGTCAGCCGTGCCTGCCCGTGGGCGAGCCGGGCGGTGATCTCGCGCCGGCTGCTGGGTCTGGACGCCTCCCTGTCGCTGGCGATCGCGGACCCCGTCCAGGACGACCGGAGCTGGCGGTTCACCCTCGACCCGGACGGCCGTGACCCGGTGCTCGGCATCCGCTTCCTCGGCGAGGCCTACGACCGGCGGGAGACGGGCTACCCGGGCGGGGTCAGTGTCCCGGCCGTCGTCGACGTCCCGACCGGGAAGCTGGTCACCAACGACTACCAGCGGATCACCCTGGACTTCGCCACCGAGTGGACGGCGCTGCACCGGGAAGGAGCTCCTGAGCTGTACCCGGAGCGGCTGCGGGACGAGATCGACGAGGTGATGGCGGAGGTCTACGAGGACGTCAACAACGGGGTGTACCGGGCGGGCTTCGCCACGGAGCAGGCGGAGTACGAGGCCGCCTGTTCGGACGTCTTCCGCCGGCTTGAGGCGCTGAGCGAGCGGCTGGCCCGGCGGCGGTACCTCGTCGGTGACTCGATCACCGAGGCCGACATCCGGCTGTTCACCACGCTGGTGCGGTTCGACGCCGTCTACCACGGACACTTCAAGTGCAACCGCCGGAAGCTGACCGAGTTCCCGGTGCTGTGGGCGTACGCCCGGGACCTGTTCCAGACGCCCGGTTTCGGGGACACGGTCGACTTCGACCACATCAAGCGGCACTACTACCAGGTGCACACCGGGATCAACCCGACCGGGATCGTGCCGCTCGGGCCGGACCTGTCGGGCTGGCTGACGGCCCATCACCGCGAGGAGCTGGGCGGCCGTCCGTTCGGGGACGGCACACCGCCGGGGCCGGTGCGGCCCGGCGAGGAGGTGCCGGCCGCCGGCCGGCCCTGA
- a CDS encoding nitroreductase family deazaflavin-dependent oxidoreductase produces MPLEGEYEPGPTGWVREQVELYESSGGTRGTTLRDTGLPVVLLTTRGARTGKLRKTPLMRVEHEGRYAVVASLGGAPRHPVWYHNVKAEPLVELQDGPVKRDMKAREVTGAEKAEWWERAVAAYPPYAEYQERTDREIPVFVLDPVDPVVPRD; encoded by the coding sequence ATGCCGCTGGAAGGCGAGTACGAACCCGGCCCGACCGGGTGGGTGCGCGAGCAGGTGGAGCTGTACGAGAGCTCCGGCGGCACCCGGGGCACGACCCTGCGGGACACCGGACTGCCCGTGGTGCTGCTGACCACCCGGGGCGCGCGCACCGGCAAGCTCCGCAAGACCCCGCTGATGCGCGTGGAGCACGAGGGCCGCTACGCCGTCGTCGCCTCCCTGGGCGGCGCCCCGCGGCACCCCGTCTGGTACCACAACGTGAAGGCGGAGCCCCTGGTGGAACTCCAGGACGGCCCGGTGAAGCGGGACATGAAGGCCCGTGAGGTCACCGGTGCGGAGAAGGCCGAGTGGTGGGAGCGGGCGGTGGCGGCGTACCCGCCGTACGCCGAGTACCAGGAGCGGACCGACCGCGAGATCCCGGTGTTCGTACTGGATCCGGTCGACCCCGTGGTCCCGCGCGACTGA
- a CDS encoding cytochrome P450 yields the protein MNDQTPSDPAPPRGCPFGHGGGDLTRLYGPEAATDPAGIYERLRTEHGPVAPVLLEGDIPAWLVLGYRDNRRVLDTPWQFSRDARIWRDWREGRIAETSPLVPMLGWRPDCVSQDGEPHRRLRGAVTDGLQAAAARGIRRHVTHFANKQIDAFAGTGRADLVADYAEYLPMLVLTRILGLAEGEGRLLVESCAQVLKGGEEAVAHNERIMEKLGELAERKRSEPGSDFTTALLEHPAALDAEEVISHLRLVLIAAHTTTSNLLARVLQLVLTDVERLSGLIGGRLNISAVVEEVMWNTPPLAVMPGRFATADLELGGHRIAEGDLLVLGLAAGNLDPEIRPDAGVSVQGNQSHLAFSSGPHECPGQNIGQAIIETGVDVLLHRLPGLRLAVPAEELTATASTWESRLDSLPVEFAG from the coding sequence ATGAACGACCAGACGCCGAGCGATCCCGCACCCCCGCGCGGCTGCCCCTTCGGACACGGCGGGGGCGACCTCACCCGGCTGTACGGGCCGGAGGCCGCGACCGACCCGGCCGGGATCTACGAACGGCTGCGCACGGAGCACGGCCCCGTCGCCCCGGTCCTGCTGGAGGGCGACATCCCCGCCTGGCTGGTGCTCGGCTACCGCGACAACCGCCGGGTGCTGGACACGCCGTGGCAGTTCAGCCGGGACGCCCGGATCTGGCGGGACTGGCGGGAGGGCCGGATCGCGGAGACCTCGCCGCTGGTGCCGATGCTGGGCTGGCGGCCCGACTGCGTCTCCCAGGACGGCGAACCGCACCGCAGGCTGCGCGGCGCCGTCACGGACGGCCTCCAGGCCGCGGCCGCGCGAGGTATCCGGCGGCACGTCACCCACTTCGCCAACAAGCAGATCGACGCGTTCGCCGGCACCGGCCGCGCCGACCTGGTGGCGGACTACGCGGAGTACCTGCCGATGCTCGTGCTGACCCGCATCCTCGGGCTGGCCGAGGGGGAGGGGCGGCTGCTGGTGGAGTCGTGCGCCCAGGTGCTCAAGGGCGGTGAGGAGGCGGTGGCGCACAACGAGCGGATCATGGAGAAGCTCGGCGAACTCGCCGAGCGCAAGCGGTCCGAGCCCGGCTCCGACTTCACCACCGCCCTGCTGGAGCACCCGGCCGCGCTGGACGCGGAGGAGGTGATCAGCCATCTGCGGCTGGTGCTGATCGCCGCGCACACCACGACCAGCAATCTGCTGGCGCGGGTGCTGCAGCTCGTGCTCACCGACGTCGAGCGGCTCTCCGGCCTGATCGGCGGCCGGCTGAACATCTCCGCGGTGGTGGAGGAGGTCATGTGGAACACGCCTCCGCTCGCGGTCATGCCGGGGCGGTTCGCGACGGCGGACCTGGAGCTGGGCGGCCACCGCATCGCCGAGGGCGACCTGCTGGTGCTGGGCCTCGCGGCCGGCAACCTGGACCCGGAGATCAGGCCGGACGCCGGGGTCTCGGTGCAGGGCAACCAGTCGCATCTGGCGTTCAGCTCCGGTCCGCACGAGTGCCCGGGGCAGAACATCGGCCAGGCCATCATCGAGACCGGGGTCGATGTGCTGCTGCACCGGCTGCCGGGGCTGCGGCTGGCGGTTCCGGCGGAGGAGCTGACGGCCACGGCCTCCACCTGGGAGTCCCGGCTGGACAGCCTGCCGGTCGAGTTCGCCGGGTAG
- a CDS encoding cation diffusion facilitator family transporter has protein sequence MLVALAANLVIAVAKTVGGLLAGSPALLSEAAHSVADSLNEVFLLAALRRSRRPADRRHPFGYGKERFFWSLLAAVGIFVMGGCFSFYQGVEALTRDTGESFGGYVAGLVVLGVALLAEGASLLRALHQLRRHGVAEGLRDPALRTVVAEDGTAVLGVLLAFAGMALHMATGDVVWEASASLAIGTLLVYVAYRLGREARDQLIGEAADPEASGRIRALLRAQPEIDSVEALFTMKTGIDSLLVAARVDLVPGLDSERVEEVAVRIKRSIAHTVPEAGQIFLDVTDRRAREAAESPAATGERGGA, from the coding sequence GTGCTGGTGGCGCTCGCGGCCAACCTGGTGATCGCGGTCGCCAAGACCGTCGGCGGCCTGCTGGCGGGCTCACCGGCCCTGCTCTCCGAGGCCGCGCACTCGGTCGCCGACAGCCTCAACGAGGTCTTCCTCCTCGCCGCGCTGCGCCGCAGCCGCCGCCCCGCCGACCGGCGCCATCCCTTCGGCTACGGCAAGGAGCGGTTCTTCTGGTCGCTGCTCGCGGCCGTGGGGATCTTCGTCATGGGCGGCTGCTTCTCCTTCTACCAAGGAGTCGAAGCACTCACCCGCGACACCGGGGAGAGCTTCGGCGGCTACGTCGCCGGCCTGGTCGTCCTCGGTGTCGCGCTGCTCGCCGAAGGGGCCTCCCTGCTGCGGGCCCTGCACCAGCTGCGCCGCCACGGCGTCGCCGAGGGCTTGCGCGACCCGGCGCTGCGCACGGTCGTCGCCGAGGACGGCACGGCGGTCCTCGGTGTGCTCCTCGCCTTCGCCGGCATGGCGCTGCACATGGCCACCGGTGACGTGGTGTGGGAGGCGTCCGCGTCGCTCGCCATCGGCACCCTGCTGGTCTACGTGGCCTACCGGCTGGGCCGGGAGGCCCGTGACCAGCTGATCGGGGAGGCCGCCGACCCGGAGGCCAGCGGCCGGATCCGCGCGCTGCTGCGGGCGCAGCCGGAGATCGACAGCGTGGAGGCGCTGTTCACCATGAAGACGGGCATCGACTCGCTGCTGGTCGCCGCGCGAGTGGACCTGGTGCCCGGCCTGGACAGCGAGCGGGTGGAGGAGGTGGCCGTCCGCATCAAGCGGTCGATAGCCCACACCGTCCCCGAGGCCGGCCAGATCTTCCTCGACGTGACCGACCGGCGCGCGCGGGAGGCAGCCGAAAGCCCCGCCGCGACGGGGGAGCGCGGCGGGGCCTGA
- a CDS encoding ATP-binding protein: MELATPPPAARPPVAWYSWWLMPLALGGGTVAATFMSSERITAAVAGAAATAAGSVCVRLLLRTQTRLRRAESGFRAAQAEHSQQWQQHVAGLESRHAAERSAHEARLAEQSQAYEARLAEQAEGYEARLAEQAEGYEARLAEQADGYEARLAGQAESHEAWLAEQTGRWQEQLAHQREAVARLADEQLPEALRRLRAGDAIDDLLPAVNQCAKVAPELQADLRKVLRTALIGVEEEFNRSTSAEQAVVGIGNRIHVLTSKLRGRLHEMQGEHGRLPAVARGLMELDQAIGPADCLAASIGVLGGSDRPGRQWQEPQRLLSVVRGGIGRIKEFHRVDVRHLPELGVDGGLVDHLTLIFAHLLDNATRYSPPTEPVVVSGKEVPNGVGVEIQDSGKGLNEEKKREAEDALAGVAAGPGLGGISEDASIGLRVVGTLARRYGIRVTFADSPWLGTSVVVVVPHKYFSPLPAATPAAPVAAAAPAAAPAGVPVAAPADGAGDTTPGGLPRRRSRRGEPARHQPAGRPGPVGDGTVLAVPPDASFAGLAAFATAGRPPGEGDGPAADRAPTAGRESAEHRTEESD; this comes from the coding sequence ATGGAACTCGCCACTCCGCCGCCGGCGGCGCGGCCCCCTGTCGCCTGGTACAGCTGGTGGCTGATGCCGCTGGCCTTAGGAGGCGGGACGGTCGCCGCCACGTTCATGAGCTCCGAGCGAATAACCGCCGCCGTCGCCGGAGCCGCGGCGACGGCGGCCGGGTCGGTCTGCGTGCGGCTGCTGCTGCGCACCCAGACCCGACTGCGCCGGGCCGAGAGCGGGTTCCGCGCCGCCCAGGCCGAGCACTCCCAGCAGTGGCAGCAGCACGTGGCCGGACTGGAGAGCCGGCACGCCGCCGAGCGCTCCGCCCACGAGGCCCGGCTGGCCGAGCAGTCCCAGGCCTACGAGGCCCGGCTGGCCGAGCAGGCGGAGGGTTACGAGGCGCGGCTCGCCGAGCAGGCCGAGGGTTACGAGGCGCGGCTCGCCGAGCAGGCCGACGGCTACGAGGCCCGGCTCGCCGGACAGGCCGAGAGCCACGAGGCGTGGCTGGCCGAGCAGACCGGCCGCTGGCAGGAACAGCTCGCACACCAGCGGGAGGCCGTCGCCCGCCTCGCGGACGAGCAGCTGCCCGAGGCGCTGCGGCGGCTGCGCGCCGGTGACGCCATCGACGACCTGCTGCCCGCGGTGAACCAGTGCGCCAAGGTCGCACCCGAACTCCAGGCCGACCTCCGCAAGGTCCTGCGCACCGCGCTGATCGGCGTCGAGGAGGAGTTCAACCGCTCCACCTCCGCCGAGCAGGCCGTGGTCGGCATCGGCAACCGCATCCACGTCCTCACCAGCAAGCTGCGCGGCCGGCTGCACGAGATGCAGGGCGAGCACGGCCGCCTCCCGGCCGTCGCACGCGGCCTGATGGAGCTGGACCAGGCGATCGGCCCCGCCGACTGTCTCGCCGCCAGCATCGGCGTGCTCGGCGGCTCGGACCGACCGGGACGGCAGTGGCAGGAACCGCAGCGGCTGCTCAGCGTCGTCCGCGGCGGCATCGGCCGGATCAAGGAGTTCCACCGCGTCGACGTACGCCACCTGCCCGAACTCGGCGTCGACGGCGGCCTGGTGGACCACCTCACCCTGATCTTCGCCCACCTCCTGGACAACGCCACCCGTTACTCGCCGCCCACCGAGCCGGTCGTCGTCTCCGGCAAGGAGGTGCCGAACGGCGTCGGCGTCGAGATCCAGGACTCCGGCAAGGGCCTGAACGAGGAGAAGAAGCGCGAGGCCGAGGACGCCCTCGCCGGCGTCGCGGCCGGACCGGGCCTCGGCGGCATCTCGGAGGACGCCAGCATCGGCCTCCGGGTCGTCGGCACCCTCGCCCGCCGCTACGGCATCCGGGTCACCTTCGCCGACTCGCCCTGGCTCGGCACGTCGGTGGTGGTCGTGGTCCCGCACAAGTACTTCAGCCCGCTGCCGGCGGCCACGCCCGCCGCCCCCGTCGCGGCGGCCGCCCCCGCCGCCGCGCCCGCCGGGGTCCCCGTCGCGGCCCCGGCGGACGGCGCCGGCGACACCACCCCCGGCGGACTGCCCCGGCGCCGCAGCAGACGCGGCGAACCGGCCCGGCACCAGCCGGCCGGACGCCCCGGGCCCGTCGGCGACGGCACCGTCCTCGCCGTCCCGCCGGACGCCTCCTTCGCCGGCCTGGCCGCCTTCGCCACCGCCGGACGCCCGCCCGGCGAGGGCGACGGCCCGGCCGCCGACCGCGCACCCACCGCCGGACGCGAGTCCGCAGAGCACCGCACTGAAGAGAGCGACTAG
- a CDS encoding VOC family protein, with the protein MPLVKAGVVVLDCAEPERLAAFYTELLEAEETEATANRIEIRSPDGTRLAFRRDMNATPPSWPRPENSLQAHLEFVVDDLDAAERRVVSLGGRPVEAKNPPGPSESRGCTDPAGHSFTLRRSTPSAPKQG; encoded by the coding sequence ATGCCACTGGTCAAGGCGGGCGTCGTGGTGCTCGACTGCGCCGAACCCGAGCGGCTCGCCGCGTTCTACACGGAACTGCTGGAGGCGGAGGAGACCGAGGCCACCGCCAACCGGATCGAGATCCGGAGCCCCGACGGCACCCGGCTCGCGTTCCGCCGCGACATGAACGCCACCCCGCCGAGCTGGCCCCGGCCGGAGAACTCCCTCCAGGCACACCTGGAGTTCGTGGTCGACGACCTCGACGCGGCGGAACGCCGGGTCGTCAGCCTCGGCGGCCGGCCCGTCGAGGCCAAGAACCCCCCGGGCCCCTCGGAGTCCCGGGGCTGCACCGATCCGGCGGGACACTCGTTCACCCTGCGCCGCTCCACCCCGTCGGCGCCCAAGCAGGGCTGA